Sequence from the Herbaspirillum sp. meg3 genome:
GGCGGCATCGCCTTTTTCGATGAAGTCGACGATGCTGGTGTGTTCGTCATGTTCGCAGGCGGCGTAGCCCGATGGCTCGTGCAAGGCCACGATCAGCGAGCAGCGCGAGATCAGTTCGCTCAGATAGCGTTGCAGGATGGGATTGCGTGAGAGTTCCGCCACACGCAGGTGGAAGGCCGATGCCAGCCGTGCCCAGTCGGTCTGGGCATAGTCGTGCATGGCGGCGTGTTCTTCCTTGAGCTGGCGGCGCAGCTTGGCGAGATCGGACTTGGTGGCGTTCTTGACGGCGAGTGACAGCACGGCGGATTCCAGCGAGCGGCGTGCTTCGAAGATTTCGCGTGTTTCTTCCGGCGTGGGCATGGCGACGATGGCGCCGCGGTTGGGACGCAGTTCGACGATGTGTTCATGCGCAAGTTTTTGCAGCGCCTTTTGCACCACCGTGCGGCCGACGCCGAACAGTTCGCACAACGCAGCTTCCGGTAGTTTGGTGCCGGGCGTCAGACGCTGGCTCATCACACTGGCGAAGACGGTCTGGTAGATGCGCTGGATGATGTCCTCGCCGTCGTCGCCATTTGCGTTGGCGGAAGCATCTGCCAGTGCGTCATGGCGTACCTTGGGACGGCCGGTGCGGGCCGCCGGTTTGGACGTTGGCTTGGGCCTTGCGGCTTTTTTACCTGTGCTGCGAAGAGAAATATCGTTCATCGTTTTCTGCAATATGCTGCGAATTTTTCGACAAGGGCGTTAGGGCTGCAAGCGCTTCCACAAGGCCGTCGCCAGCCGTATCAGCGCCAGGTCGCTGCCTGCCGGGCCCAACAATGATACGCCGATCGGCAGCCCTGCGTATGTAGCAAACGGCAGACTGACCTGCGGCAGACCCGCCAGTCCTGCGATGCAGGTGATGCGGAAGGTGCGCATGCGGATCTGATCAACTTCCGCGCCGGTGGCCGTTAGCAGCGGGGCCACGCTGGCCGCCGACGGAATGATCGCGACGCCGTCCTGGCCGAGGAAGTTGCTGACTTGTCTGGCAATGTCTTGTTGGCGTTGTACCGCTAGCGCGGCGTTGTCGGCGCTGATGCCGGCGGCGGTCTGCCAGCGCGAGGCGACTGCTGAGCCGAAGCTGGGCTGATTCTCCGAGATCCATTTCCCATGCACTTGCCAGCCTTCATAGGCGGAAGCGGTGACATAAGTCTGACGCCAGTTTTCCAGCGTCCCGGCGTCCGCCAGCGTACAACGCGTGCGTGCGCCATCAAAAGCACTGAATACTTTTTCTATCTTGTCGTGGAACACGTCGTCGGCCTGCGCCAGTACGTCGGTCAGCAGCAGGGCACGCTTGAAGTCATGCGATGACGCCGGCAGCAAAGCTTTGCCCACGCGTTCAAAGACGTCCGCATCCTGCGCAAACCACGTGGCGGTATCGAAAGAGGGTTGCAGCGGCACCATCGCCGTGCGCGGCAGCAGTCCATGCGTGGTGCGCAAGCCCCACACGCCGCAGTAGCTGGCCGGTACACGCGTTGAACCGCCGGTGTCGGTGCCGAGCGCGAAGTCGCACAAACCTGCGGCCACTGCGGCGACAGATCCGCTCGACGAGCCGCCCGGTACGCGATCCGGCGCGCGCGTATTGATCGGTGTGCCGTAGTGGACATTGTCGCCGTGGATGCTGTAGGCGAGTTCGTCGGTGATGGTCTTGCCGACCAGCGTGGCGCCGGCGGCCAGCAAGGTCGTGACGATGGGGCTGCTGGTGTGCGGTACAGGATGCGTTGCCAGCCATGCCGGGTTGCCGGCACCGGTGGGATGGCCGGCGACGTCGAACACGTCCTTGACGGCAAAGCGCAGGCCGGTTAGCGATCCTTGCGGCGAACCGGCGACGACGAAGTGACCATGCGGCACCCAGGCGCGGGCGTAATCTTCGTGGGCTTGAGCGGAGGTAGATGTATTCATGCGATTACCCCTGCACCAGCGAGACGGCCGGCTCCGCTTTCAGGACTTCGAGTCCGTCGACGTGCTCGCAAATCGCCCCCGGCGTAGTGAACCAGACGTCACCCTTGTCGCGCGCCTGCGCAATATGTTTCAGCGCACGGCGCAGATGGCGCAGGCGGTAAGGTTGGCCGACCAGGTAGGGGTGCAGGGCGATGCCCATCACCAGCGGCTGCTTGCGCGATTGATCAAGCATTTCGTCGAAGTTGTCGATGATGAGCTGGGCGAAATCCTTGCCGTCCATCTGGCGCGCCACGATCATCGGAATGTCGTTGACCTCCTGCGGATAGGGGATCGACCACAGTGTCTTGCCGCTGCGCGTCTGCATGTGCGTCGGCTGGTCGTCGTGGCACCAGTTGAGGTTGTAGCGATAGCCGCTCTCCAGCAGCAGGTCGGGCGTGGCGATGGTTTCTGAAATCCACGGCGACAGCCAGCCGGCCGGTGTCTGACCGCTGTGCTGCTGCATGCGCTCGCGGCAATGTTGCAGCAGCGCCAGCTCTGCGGCTTCATCAAGTACGCCTTGCTGACGCGCGTTGGTGTGACCGTGGCCGATCAGTTCGTCGCCGCGCGCAACGAAGGCGGCAATCAGTTCCGGGCAATGGTCGTAGAGCGCCGTGTTGGCCAGCACGCCGGCCGGCAAGCCGAGACTGTCGAACAGTTCAAGGCAGCGCCAGGCACCGACGCGGTTGCCGTATTCACGCCATGCGTAGTTGAGTACATCGGGTTCCGAACCTGCGGGGCCGAGCCGCGCGCCCAGGCCTTCCCCAAAAGCGAAGTGCTCGATGTTGAACCCCAGGTAGACCGCCAGGCCGGCGCCGTTGGGCCAGCGGTAATGTGGACGCTGCGTGATGGCGGAGTAACCGAAGCGGCCATGAACGGGCAGGGCGCCGAATCGATTGCCATTGCCATGATTGTCGCTGGTCGATGATGGTGCGTTTGCTGTCTCGCTGTGCATCATTTTATTCATCTCTTTCCACTTTCTGCACGGTGTTTGTGCATTCTTGATTTCAATATGTGATGGATATTTGCATCAATAAAGTGAAGTTATTGCTGGTAATACTAAATACATATTGTCGGCAAAAACTAAAATTTATTGTGGCAGTTGGCATAGCCCTTGCATAAGTCATGCCGGGAAGCACGCAAAACCAACGACCTCAGTTGTTTACTTCAACAGTCACCTCACTAATCAAGTTCCGGGAGAGCCACCATGATTCGTTTCAAGCGCCGCACCATCCTCGCCAGCGCCATTGCTACACTGGCAGCCGCCACCCTGTCGCCGCTGGCAATGGCCGCAGACAATATCAAGATCGGCCTGGTCACGGCCTTGTCCGGCCAATCGGCGCAATCCGGCGAAGCGATCACGCGCGGTCTGACAATCGCCATCGACGAAATCAACGCCAAGGGCGGCCTGCTCGGCGGCCGCAAGTTGGAACTGGTGCGCCGCGACGATGAAGGCAATCCGGCCAAGGGCGTGGTGGCAGCGCGCGAACTGATCTTCAAGGAAAAAGTAGCGGTGGTCTTCGGTGGTCTCGATACGCCGGTATCGATGGCGATCGTGCCGATCATCAACGCAGAGAAAGTGCCGTTCATGGGGCCGTGGGCAGCCGGTACCGGCGTCACCAAAAACGGCGCCAATCCGAACTACGCCTTTCGCGTTTCGGCGGTGGATGAGCTGGTCGACAAAGCCATGCTGAGCTACGCACAAAAAACCTTCAAGACCACCAAGGCCGGTCTGATCCTGGTCAACAACCCATGGGGCGAATCGAATGAGAAGGGCATCGTCGCTGCATTGAGCGAGAAGTCGATGAAGCCGGCCGGCATCGAGAAGTTCGAAGCCAGCGACGTCGACATCGTGCCGCAACTGACGCGCCTGAAAGCCGCCGGCGCCGATACCTTGTTCCTGGTCGGTAACGTCGGCCCGTCGGCGCAGGTGGTGAAGTCGCTCGACCGCATGGGCTGGAAAGTGCCGGTGGTATCGCACTGGGGGCCTGCAGGCGGACGCTTTACCGAGTTGGCCGGACCGAATGCCAAGAACGTTCACTTCGTCCAGACCTTCAGCTTCTTCGGCAAGCTGTCGCCGGTCGGCGAAAAAGTGGTCAAGGATCTGAAGGCCAAGTATCAGAACATCAAGGGGCCGGATGACATCACACCGGCAGTCGGCGTCGCCAACGCCTACGACGGCATGCAGCTGGCTGCACTGGCGATTGCCAAGGCAGGTTCCACCAACGGCGATGCAATCCGCGAAGGCTTCTACAAGATCGATCGCTACGAAGGCCTGATCAAGACCTACGTCAAACCGTTCTCGCCAACCGTGCATGACGGACTGCAAGCGGATGACTATGTCTGGGCGCAGTTTATCGATAACAAGATACTTCCCGTTGGCATGACCCAGTAAAAACCGGCTCATGATCCTACTGCGAGGCCGTGATCCGGCGTCGGGCGGTGCTCCGAATCCTCATGTACTTAAGTACATTTCGGTTCGTCCGCTCCGGCCGCCACCGGCTGACGGCCTCTCGCTACGGATCGTGAACCGGTTTTCGAGCGTAAGTAGCGGCAAGACGATTTAGCTAAGAGAAATTTGGGGAGAAAAAGATGTTGCTGTTGTCGGCACTGATCAGCGGTCTGGGACTAGGCAGTATGTATGGCCTGATGGCGCTGGGGTTTTATATTACCTATGCGGTATCGGGCACTGTCAATTTTGCGCAGGGCAGTTCCATGATGCTGGGGGCGGTGTTGTGTTTCACGTTTTCGCAGACGCTGGGCTGGCCGATGTGGTCGGCGATCTTGCTGGCGTTGGCTTTGTGCGCGCTGTACGGTCTGGCGGTGGAGATCCTGGCCGTGCGGCCTTTTGCCAATCGTGGTTCCAATGCCTGGCTGATGTCGACGGTGGCACTCGGCATCGTGCTCGACAACGTCGTCATGCACACCTTCGGCAAGGAGCCGCGCAGTCTGCCGTCGCCGCTGGCGCTGTCGTCGATTGAAGTCGGCGGTGTTGGTCTGGGCGTGTATCCGCTGCAGTTGCTGATCCCGGTCGTCGGTTTGCTGCTGGCTGCCGTGCTGCATCGTATTTCGCGCCGCACGCGCTGGGGCATCGCCATGCTGGCGGTGGTGCAAAACCGCGACGCTGCGCGATTGATGGGCATCCCCATCGTACGCGCCATCGCAGTTGCCTTTGCCTTGTCGACGCTGCTGGCGGGCATCGCCGGTGTGTTGATTGCGCCGCTGTTCAACGTCAATGCTGACATGGGGACTTTGTTCGGGCTGAAGGCATTTGCCGTTGCCATCCTCGGCGGCATTACCAGCGCCTGGGGCGTGATGATCGCCGGTCTGCTGTTCGGTATTGCAGAGGCGATGATCACCTCCACGCTCGGTTCCGGCTATACCCAGATCATCACCTTCGCGCTGGTGATCGTGGTGCTGGCAATTCGTCCCAATGGCCTGTTCGGTCGCGCACAGGTGAAAAAAGTATGATGACTACTCCTCCTTCTCCGGTCGTGGCGGTGGCGAAGAAAGCCGCCGCTGCATCCTCGGCGCCGCGCCGTTTGCTCGGTCTGGCTTCGCCGTTGCAGTTGTCGGTGGGCCTCGCAGCGTTTGTTGCGGTGTGCTGTCTGGCACTGACCGTCAACAGTTATTACGTGTTCGTGCTGACCAGCATCGCTCTGATGGCGATGGTCGGCATCGGTCTCAATGTTCTGCTTGGTTTGACCGGACAGGTGTCGTTCGGGCATATCGGTTTTTACGCCATCGGTGCTTACACCGTGGCGATTCTCACGACCAAATTCGGCGTCAGCTTCTGGATGGCGTGGCCGCTGGCGGCCTTGATCGCTGGTGCGTTGGGTGCATTGCTGGCCTTGCCTGCGCTGCGCGTAAAGGGACCTTATCTGGCGATGATCACGATTGCGTTCAGCTTCATCGTGCAGCATGCCATCATTGAAATGCGCGAACTCACCGGCGGTCAGAACGGCATCATGAGTATTGCCGCACCGGGGTTTGGTGGCGTCGTGCAGGGCGAACGCGGTATCGCGTTATTGGCGATCTGCAGTGCCGCCGTTTTGCTCGCTGCGTTCTGCTGGCTGGCACGCGGTACCTGGGGCGCTGCAATGCGCGCCGTCAAGGACAGCGAGACCGCATCCGAATCCATCGGTCTCAATCCATTGGTGATCAAGACCGTCGCCTTCGCCGTGTCGGCCATGCTGGCGGGTCTTGCGGGTGGATTGTTTGCGCCATTGTCGACGTTCGTCACGCCGGATACCTTCGGCTTCATGCAGTCGATTCTGTTCGTGCTGGTGGTTGTGGTGGGTGGTGCGGGTTCCACCATGGGTCCGCTGATCGGGGCGATCATCGTTGGCGTCTTGCCGGAATTGCTGTCGAGTCTGGAAGATTATCGTCTGCTGTTTTTCGGTGGCTTGCTGTTGCTGGTGTTGTGGATTGCGCCGGACGGTGTAATCGGCATGCTGCGCCAGCTTGCTCAAAAAATAGTCAGGAAGCCAGCTATCGTGAATGGCGTCATGACACCGTCGTTCGACGATGTGCCGCAAGGACTGCACCAGGCGGTATTGCCGCAACGCGATCGCCGTACTTTGCGCGCAGACGGTCTGACGATGATTTTCGGCGGTGTGCGCGCGGTCGGCGATCTGAGTTTCGATGTTCCGGCTGCGGCTGTCACCAGCCTGATCGGCCCCAATGGTGCGGGCAAAACCACAGCGCTGAACATGCTGAGCGGCTTCTACAAACCGTCGCTGGGCGGCTTCTCGTTGCAGGATAAACCGCTCGCCGGCTTGTCTGCTTTCCGCATTGCACGTCATGGTGTTGCGCGTACCTATCAGACCTCGCAACTGTTCGGCACGCTGACGGTGGAAGACAACGTCGCGCTGGCCATGGCCAAGGGCAAACTCGGCGGTCTGCTCAACGCCGGCCGTTTCAGCGCTGTCGCTATTCGTGAGCGCAGTCGTGAGCTGCTGGCGTATTGCGGCTACGAAGGCGCGGTCGATATTCCCTCTGCCGATCTCGCGCACGTTGACCGTCGTCTGGTGGAAATTGCGCGCGCACTGGCGACCGATCCCGATGTCCTGCTGCTAGACGAACCAGCCGCCGGCCTGTCGCGTGAAGACAAGGAAAAACTGGCGCGCCTGCTGCAACGCATCGCTGCTGCCGGCATCAGCGTGGTACTGGTGGAACACGACATGTCGCTGGTGATGGACATCTCGGATCGCATCGTCGTGCTCGACGCGGGTCAGCGCCTGGCGCTCGGTACGCCGCAAGAGATTCAGGACAATCCAGCCGTACGCCAGGCCTATCTCGGCGAAGCAATGCAGGCCGAAGCACGTATCCGTGGCAGCCGCTGCGGCAAGGAATTGCTCGGCGTCGGCGAGCTGGTCACGGGTTACGGTGCGGAACCTGTCCTGCACGGCATCAACCTGCAAGTGAAGCAGGGCGAGATGGTAGCGCTGCTGGGTGCCAACGGCGCAGGCAAGTCGACGCTGATGCGCGCACTCTCCGGTTTGCATCGCCCGGTGCGCGGCGGCATCCACGTCGGCGGCGTCAACCTGATGCATCTGCGCGCCGAAGAAATCGTCAAGCATGGCGTAGTGCTGGTGCCGGAAGGCCGCCAGGTTTTCCCCGAACTGAGCGTGCTGGACAATATCCGCCTCGGCGCCTTCCTCTATCCCAAAGACATGGACACACGCGTCGAGGAAATGCTTACCCGTTTTCCGCGTTTGCGCGAGCGCCTGTATCATCGTGCAGGCCTGCTATCCGGCGGTGAGCAGCAAATGCTGGCGGTGGCGCGCGGGCTGATGTCGCGGCCGCGCATCCTGTTGCTGGATGAACCATCGCTCGGCCTTGCGCCGAAGGTAATCGCAGAATTATTTGCCGCACTGGATGCTTTGCGCGACGAAGACATGACCATCCTGCTGGTCGATCAGATGGCGGCGCTGGCGCTGGCATTGGCCGACCGCGCCTATGTGATCGAAGGCGGCCGCGTCGTCGCCGAAGGCCGCGCTGCAGAAATCGCCGCCAACGATGCGCTGGCAAAAGCCTATCTGGGCGGACACTGAAAAGGACGTATGGAACACGAGATCAACCGGCCGGAAGTCGTCGCCGAAGTCACAGCCGCTTTTGAGCGTTACGAATACGCGCTGGTCAACAACGACCTCGCCATCCTGGACGAGCTGTTCTGGAACAGTCCGCACACCTTGCGTTACGGCGCCACCGAAAACCTGATCGGTTACGATACCATTCAGGCTTTCCGCAACAGCCGCTCGCCCAAGAATCTGGCACGCGACTTGCGTCAGACCGTGATCACCACGTATGGCCGTGACTACGCCACCGCCAACACCGAATTCACCAAAGCCGGTGAAGCACGCATCGGTCGCCAGAGCCACACCTGGCTGCGCTTGCCGCAAGGCTGGCGGATCGTGGCGGCGCATGTGTCGTGGATGGATAATTAAAGACAAGAACATCAGGAGTCCGAAACTATGTTGTATAGCAAGACTTGCATCGGTGGCATGGTCACCGCACCTCATCACCTCGCCGCGCAAGCAGGCGCCGCCGTATTGCGCGAAGGCGGTAATGCCGTCGAAGCCATGGTAGCCGCTGCGGCAGCCATTGCCGTGGTGTATCCGCACATGAACGGCATCGGCGGCGACGGCTTCTGGGTCATCAGCGAACCCGGCCGCGATCCGGTGGCGGTGCAAGCCTGCGGCCAGTCGGCTGCACTGGCAACCAAGGATTTCTACGCACAACATGGCGACGCTGCGATTCCGACGCGTGGCCCGCGTGCTGCGCTGACCGTGGCCGGTGCTGTCGGCGGCTGGGCGGCGGCGCTGGATGTCGCCAAAGGCTGGGGCAAGAGTTTGCCGGTGTCGCGCCTGCTGGCCGATG
This genomic interval carries:
- a CDS encoding GntR family transcriptional regulator — protein: MNDISLRSTGKKAARPKPTSKPAARTGRPKVRHDALADASANANGDDGEDIIQRIYQTVFASVMSQRLTPGTKLPEAALCELFGVGRTVVQKALQKLAHEHIVELRPNRGAIVAMPTPEETREIFEARRSLESAVLSLAVKNATKSDLAKLRRQLKEEHAAMHDYAQTDWARLASAFHLRVAELSRNPILQRYLSELISRCSLIVALHEPSGYAACEHDEHTSIVDFIEKGDAAGAIAAMEEHLLVLEQRIHLVSEKSANSLARMLGME
- a CDS encoding polysaccharide deacetylase family protein, with protein sequence MNKMMHSETANAPSSTSDNHGNGNRFGALPVHGRFGYSAITQRPHYRWPNGAGLAVYLGFNIEHFAFGEGLGARLGPAGSEPDVLNYAWREYGNRVGAWRCLELFDSLGLPAGVLANTALYDHCPELIAAFVARGDELIGHGHTNARQQGVLDEAAELALLQHCRERMQQHSGQTPAGWLSPWISETIATPDLLLESGYRYNLNWCHDDQPTHMQTRSGKTLWSIPYPQEVNDIPMIVARQMDGKDFAQLIIDNFDEMLDQSRKQPLVMGIALHPYLVGQPYRLRHLRRALKHIAQARDKGDVWFTTPGAICEHVDGLEVLKAEPAVSLVQG
- the hpxZ gene encoding oxalurate catabolism protein HpxZ, translating into MEHEINRPEVVAEVTAAFERYEYALVNNDLAILDELFWNSPHTLRYGATENLIGYDTIQAFRNSRSPKNLARDLRQTVITTYGRDYATANTEFTKAGEARIGRQSHTWLRLPQGWRIVAAHVSWMDN
- a CDS encoding ABC transporter substrate-binding protein — encoded protein: MIRFKRRTILASAIATLAAATLSPLAMAADNIKIGLVTALSGQSAQSGEAITRGLTIAIDEINAKGGLLGGRKLELVRRDDEGNPAKGVVAARELIFKEKVAVVFGGLDTPVSMAIVPIINAEKVPFMGPWAAGTGVTKNGANPNYAFRVSAVDELVDKAMLSYAQKTFKTTKAGLILVNNPWGESNEKGIVAALSEKSMKPAGIEKFEASDVDIVPQLTRLKAAGADTLFLVGNVGPSAQVVKSLDRMGWKVPVVSHWGPAGGRFTELAGPNAKNVHFVQTFSFFGKLSPVGEKVVKDLKAKYQNIKGPDDITPAVGVANAYDGMQLAALAIAKAGSTNGDAIREGFYKIDRYEGLIKTYVKPFSPTVHDGLQADDYVWAQFIDNKILPVGMTQ
- a CDS encoding branched-chain amino acid ABC transporter ATP-binding protein/permease; translation: MMTTPPSPVVAVAKKAAAASSAPRRLLGLASPLQLSVGLAAFVAVCCLALTVNSYYVFVLTSIALMAMVGIGLNVLLGLTGQVSFGHIGFYAIGAYTVAILTTKFGVSFWMAWPLAALIAGALGALLALPALRVKGPYLAMITIAFSFIVQHAIIEMRELTGGQNGIMSIAAPGFGGVVQGERGIALLAICSAAVLLAAFCWLARGTWGAAMRAVKDSETASESIGLNPLVIKTVAFAVSAMLAGLAGGLFAPLSTFVTPDTFGFMQSILFVLVVVVGGAGSTMGPLIGAIIVGVLPELLSSLEDYRLLFFGGLLLLVLWIAPDGVIGMLRQLAQKIVRKPAIVNGVMTPSFDDVPQGLHQAVLPQRDRRTLRADGLTMIFGGVRAVGDLSFDVPAAAVTSLIGPNGAGKTTALNMLSGFYKPSLGGFSLQDKPLAGLSAFRIARHGVARTYQTSQLFGTLTVEDNVALAMAKGKLGGLLNAGRFSAVAIRERSRELLAYCGYEGAVDIPSADLAHVDRRLVEIARALATDPDVLLLDEPAAGLSREDKEKLARLLQRIAAAGISVVLVEHDMSLVMDISDRIVVLDAGQRLALGTPQEIQDNPAVRQAYLGEAMQAEARIRGSRCGKELLGVGELVTGYGAEPVLHGINLQVKQGEMVALLGANGAGKSTLMRALSGLHRPVRGGIHVGGVNLMHLRAEEIVKHGVVLVPEGRQVFPELSVLDNIRLGAFLYPKDMDTRVEEMLTRFPRLRERLYHRAGLLSGGEQQMLAVARGLMSRPRILLLDEPSLGLAPKVIAELFAALDALRDEDMTILLVDQMAALALALADRAYVIEGGRVVAEGRAAEIAANDALAKAYLGGH
- a CDS encoding branched-chain amino acid ABC transporter permease, which codes for MLLLSALISGLGLGSMYGLMALGFYITYAVSGTVNFAQGSSMMLGAVLCFTFSQTLGWPMWSAILLALALCALYGLAVEILAVRPFANRGSNAWLMSTVALGIVLDNVVMHTFGKEPRSLPSPLALSSIEVGGVGLGVYPLQLLIPVVGLLLAAVLHRISRRTRWGIAMLAVVQNRDAARLMGIPIVRAIAVAFALSTLLAGIAGVLIAPLFNVNADMGTLFGLKAFAVAILGGITSAWGVMIAGLLFGIAEAMITSTLGSGYTQIITFALVIVVLAIRPNGLFGRAQVKKV
- a CDS encoding amidase; translated protein: MNTSTSAQAHEDYARAWVPHGHFVVAGSPQGSLTGLRFAVKDVFDVAGHPTGAGNPAWLATHPVPHTSSPIVTTLLAAGATLVGKTITDELAYSIHGDNVHYGTPINTRAPDRVPGGSSSGSVAAVAAGLCDFALGTDTGGSTRVPASYCGVWGLRTTHGLLPRTAMVPLQPSFDTATWFAQDADVFERVGKALLPASSHDFKRALLLTDVLAQADDVFHDKIEKVFSAFDGARTRCTLADAGTLENWRQTYVTASAYEGWQVHGKWISENQPSFGSAVASRWQTAAGISADNAALAVQRQQDIARQVSNFLGQDGVAIIPSAASVAPLLTATGAEVDQIRMRTFRITCIAGLAGLPQVSLPFATYAGLPIGVSLLGPAGSDLALIRLATALWKRLQP